One Halomonas sp. THAF5a genomic region harbors:
- the aspS gene encoding aspartate--tRNA ligase — translation MRSHYCGQLNETLVDQTVTLCGWVHRRRDHGGVIFLDMRDRDGIAQVVVDPDTAEAFANADRARSEYVLRIQGRIRLRPEGTQNPNMPTGLIEVLAKEVEVLNTAATPPFQLDEHGKVGEEVRLKHRYIDLRRPEMIDKLRLRSRISHSVRAFLEEQGFLDIETPILTRATPEGARDYLVPSRTHPGSFFALPQSPQLFKQLLMVSGFDRYYQIAKCFRDEDLRADRQPEFTQIDIEASFVEEEDIMGITENMVRNLFQEVLDVELPAFPRMPYAEAMSRFGSDKPDLRIPLELTDVDDLMKDVDFKVFSGPANADDGRVAALKVTGGAKLSRKEIDEYTKFVGIYGARGLAWIKVNERAKGIEGLQSPIVKFMEGVVETLLDRVGAEDGDIIFFGADKARIVNEALGALRVRLGEDLDLYTAEWSPLWVVDFPMFEEDGNARLQALHHPFTAPSCDVETLKSHPAGALSRAYDMVLNGTELGGGSIRIHDQAMQQTVLEVLGIDQEEAREKFGFLLDALQYGAPPHGGLAFGLDRLVMLMSGARTIREVIAFPKTQSASCLLTEAPGEVSGEQLKELNIRLRQKAKAEGAGE, via the coding sequence ATGCGCAGCCATTATTGCGGCCAGCTGAACGAGACCCTGGTGGACCAGACGGTCACCCTGTGCGGCTGGGTCCATCGCCGCCGTGACCACGGGGGCGTCATCTTCCTCGACATGCGCGATCGCGACGGCATCGCTCAGGTCGTGGTCGACCCCGATACCGCCGAGGCCTTCGCCAATGCCGACCGCGCCCGCAGCGAGTACGTGCTGCGCATCCAGGGCCGGATCCGGCTGCGCCCGGAAGGGACCCAGAACCCGAACATGCCCACCGGGCTGATCGAGGTGCTGGCCAAGGAGGTCGAGGTCCTCAACACCGCCGCCACGCCGCCGTTCCAGCTCGACGAGCACGGCAAGGTCGGCGAGGAGGTACGCCTCAAGCACCGCTACATCGACCTGCGCCGTCCGGAGATGATCGACAAACTGCGCCTGCGCTCGCGGATCTCTCACAGCGTGCGCGCCTTCCTCGAGGAGCAGGGCTTCCTCGACATCGAGACCCCGATCCTGACCCGCGCCACCCCCGAGGGCGCCCGCGACTACCTGGTCCCGAGCCGCACCCACCCGGGCAGCTTCTTCGCCCTGCCGCAGTCGCCGCAGCTCTTCAAGCAGCTGCTGATGGTGTCCGGCTTCGATCGCTACTACCAGATCGCCAAGTGCTTCCGCGACGAGGACCTGCGCGCCGACCGTCAGCCGGAGTTCACCCAGATCGACATCGAGGCCTCCTTCGTCGAGGAGGAGGACATCATGGGGATCACCGAGAACATGGTGCGCAACCTGTTCCAGGAGGTGCTGGACGTCGAGCTGCCCGCGTTCCCGCGCATGCCCTACGCCGAGGCGATGAGCCGCTTCGGTTCCGACAAGCCGGACCTGCGCATCCCGCTGGAGCTCACCGACGTCGACGACCTGATGAAGGACGTGGACTTCAAGGTCTTCTCCGGCCCGGCCAACGCCGATGACGGCCGCGTCGCCGCCCTCAAGGTGACCGGCGGCGCCAAGCTGTCGCGCAAGGAGATCGACGAGTACACCAAGTTCGTCGGCATCTACGGCGCCCGCGGCCTGGCCTGGATCAAGGTCAACGAGCGCGCCAAGGGCATCGAGGGCCTGCAGTCGCCGATCGTCAAGTTCATGGAAGGCGTGGTCGAGACGCTGCTCGATCGTGTCGGCGCCGAGGATGGCGACATCATCTTCTTCGGCGCGGACAAGGCGCGCATCGTCAACGAGGCCCTGGGTGCGCTGCGCGTTCGCCTCGGCGAGGACCTGGACCTCTACACCGCCGAGTGGTCACCGCTGTGGGTGGTCGACTTCCCGATGTTCGAGGAGGACGGCAATGCGCGCCTGCAGGCGCTGCACCACCCGTTCACCGCGCCGTCCTGCGACGTCGAGACCCTGAAGTCTCACCCGGCCGGGGCGCTCTCGCGTGCCTACGACATGGTGCTCAACGGTACCGAGCTCGGTGGCGGCTCGATCCGTATCCACGACCAGGCGATGCAGCAGACCGTGCTCGAGGTGCTCGGCATCGACCAGGAGGAGGCCCGCGAGAAGTTCGGCTTCCTGCTCGACGCCCTGCAGTACGGCGCACCGCCCCACGGCGGCCTGGCCTTCGGCCTCGACCGCCTGGTGATGCTGATGAGCGGCGCCAGGACCATCCGCGAGGTGATCGCCTTCCCGAAGACCCAGAGCGCGTCCTGCCTGCTGACCGAGGCGCCGGGCGAGGTGAGCGGCGAGCAGCTCAAGGAGCTCAACATCCGCCTGCGCCAGAAGGCCAAGGCCGAGGGCGCCGGCGAGTAA
- a CDS encoding FmdB family zinc ribbon protein, whose protein sequence is MPIYEYECKACGHRLEKLQKISAAPLTDCPACEAAELNRLISAAGFRLAGGGWYETDFKTGSKKNLAGGSEGGQTAAATGKDGAVA, encoded by the coding sequence ATGCCCATCTACGAATACGAGTGCAAGGCCTGCGGCCACCGCCTGGAGAAGCTGCAGAAGATCAGCGCCGCGCCGCTGACGGACTGCCCGGCCTGCGAGGCAGCCGAGCTCAACCGCCTGATCTCCGCGGCGGGCTTCCGCCTGGCCGGCGGCGGCTGGTACGAGACCGATTTCAAGACCGGCAGCAAGAAGAACCTGGCCGGCGGCAGCGAGGGCGGACAGACCGCCGCGGCAACCGGCAAGGACGGAGCGGTCGCCTGA
- a CDS encoding D-2-hydroxyacid dehydrogenase, which produces MKAVILDAASLGPGIDLAPIREQLDALDVHQHTSHEQIASRLADAEVAIVNKVVLDAETLAALPGLKLICVLATGTNNIDTAAAERLDIAVRNVTAYGTASVAQHTLMLMLALATRLPRYQRDVAEGRWGESPFFCLMDHTTLQLEGKRLVIVGQGELGSKVARLAQAFGMHVDFAARPGNEAHDRRPGLRELAPAADVISLHCPLNEATRHLVDADLLASLKPGALLINCARGGIIDEEAALAALREARLGGLAVDVLPAEPPRDGHPLLDALDEPLNLIVTPHNAWITPEARQRIVTLTADNLRHWQAD; this is translated from the coding sequence ATGAAAGCCGTGATTCTCGACGCCGCGAGCCTCGGGCCAGGCATCGACCTGGCCCCGATCCGCGAGCAGCTCGACGCCCTGGACGTCCACCAGCACACCTCCCACGAGCAGATCGCCTCGCGTCTCGCCGACGCCGAGGTCGCCATCGTCAACAAGGTGGTGCTCGACGCCGAGACCCTGGCCGCGCTGCCGGGACTGAAGCTCATCTGCGTGCTGGCCACCGGCACCAACAACATCGACACGGCCGCCGCCGAGCGCCTGGACATCGCCGTGCGCAACGTCACCGCCTACGGCACCGCCAGCGTGGCCCAGCACACCCTGATGCTGATGCTTGCCCTGGCCACCCGCCTGCCCCGCTACCAGCGCGACGTGGCCGAGGGGCGCTGGGGCGAGAGCCCCTTCTTCTGCCTCATGGACCACACCACCCTGCAACTCGAGGGCAAGCGCCTGGTGATCGTCGGCCAGGGGGAGCTGGGCTCCAAGGTGGCCCGCCTCGCCCAGGCCTTCGGCATGCACGTCGACTTCGCGGCCCGGCCCGGCAACGAGGCCCACGACCGCCGCCCGGGGCTTCGCGAGCTCGCCCCCGCGGCGGACGTGATCAGCCTGCACTGCCCGCTCAACGAGGCCACCCGCCACCTGGTCGACGCCGACCTGCTGGCGAGCCTCAAGCCCGGGGCGCTGCTGATCAACTGCGCCCGGGGCGGCATCATCGACGAGGAGGCCGCCCTCGCGGCCCTGCGCGAGGCGCGACTCGGCGGACTGGCGGTCGACGTGCTGCCCGCCGAGCCGCCCCGCGACGGCCACCCGCTGCTCGACGCCCTGGATGAGCCGCTCAACCTGATCGTGACCCCCCACAATGCCTGGATCACCCCCGAGGCTCGCCAGCGCATCGTGACCCTGACCGCCGATAACCTGCGCCACTGGCAGGCCGATTGA
- a CDS encoding ribokinase — MLHNFGSINLDHFYRVTHLVRPGETLASRDYRVGLGGKGANQSLAMARAGGRVSHWGRLNHRDAWARERLGESGVEVAGIALVDAPSGHAVIQVDDRGENAILLFPGANHGFDPADLERRLGAAQPGDWLLAQNETNALPQVLEQAAERGLRVAFNPAPMAAEVLSLPLERCALLFVNRGEAAWLAGVDEDAAPEALLDGLARRLPETDTVLTLGGDGAWFQSGSERHFQPALPVSPRDTTAAGDTFIGYYMTALQEGQAVTDCLRLAATAAALGVQVEGAAESIPARDAVERALRDGPAAR, encoded by the coding sequence ATGCTGCACAACTTCGGGTCCATCAACCTGGATCACTTCTATCGCGTCACCCACCTGGTGAGACCCGGCGAAACCCTGGCCAGCCGCGACTACCGCGTCGGCCTCGGCGGCAAGGGGGCCAACCAGTCCCTGGCCATGGCCCGCGCCGGCGGTCGGGTCAGCCACTGGGGGCGCCTGAACCACCGCGATGCCTGGGCCCGCGAACGGCTCGGCGAGTCCGGCGTGGAGGTCGCCGGCATCGCGCTGGTCGACGCCCCGAGCGGCCATGCCGTCATCCAGGTGGATGACCGGGGCGAGAACGCCATCCTCCTCTTCCCCGGCGCCAACCACGGCTTCGACCCCGCCGACCTCGAGCGCCGCCTTGGCGCCGCGCAGCCCGGTGACTGGCTGCTGGCCCAGAACGAGACCAACGCCCTGCCCCAGGTGCTCGAGCAGGCCGCCGAGCGTGGCCTGCGGGTCGCCTTCAACCCCGCGCCCATGGCCGCCGAGGTGCTGTCGCTGCCGCTTGAGCGCTGCGCCCTGCTGTTCGTCAACCGCGGTGAGGCCGCCTGGCTCGCCGGGGTCGACGAGGACGCCGCCCCCGAGGCGCTACTCGATGGCCTGGCGCGCCGCCTGCCGGAGACCGACACCGTGCTGACCCTGGGCGGCGACGGCGCCTGGTTCCAGAGCGGCAGCGAGCGCCACTTCCAGCCGGCGCTGCCGGTGTCCCCGCGCGACACCACCGCGGCCGGCGACACCTTCATCGGCTACTACATGACGGCGCTGCAGGAGGGCCAGGCCGTCACCGACTGCCTGCGGCTCGCCGCCACCGCTGCCGCCCTGGGCGTGCAGGTCGAGGGCGCCGCCGAGAGCATTCCCGCCCGTGACGCGGTCGAGCGCGCCCTGCGCGACGGTCCCGCGGCCCGCTGA
- a CDS encoding nucleoside hydrolase, producing MTHPIIFDTDPGIDDAQAIALALRHPEIELLGMTTTYGNVDVETATHNALLLAELAGREIPVAQGAAQPMVKERHPPPAHIHGANGLGDIALPSVRGQAEEVSAAQFIVDTVNARPGEVTLVAVGPLGNLAAALQLDPGLIDRVKRVVIMGGSIREGGNVSPVAEANMFNDPDAAARVLTAGWPLTLVGLDVTHRCVLTDAHMARIEAGQGALGRVLAGSFAFYRDFYREALGIDGCCPHDSCALAWLLRPELFTTARGHLTVATEGVAEGQTLFAPEGRAFIEERWSRTSLAEVCLGVDGAAVSDWIADTLA from the coding sequence GTGACGCACCCGATCATCTTCGACACCGACCCGGGCATCGACGACGCCCAGGCCATCGCCCTCGCCCTGCGCCATCCCGAGATCGAGCTGCTGGGCATGACCACCACCTACGGCAACGTCGACGTGGAAACGGCCACCCACAACGCCCTGCTGCTGGCCGAGCTGGCCGGACGCGAGATCCCCGTGGCCCAGGGGGCGGCGCAGCCGATGGTCAAGGAGCGCCATCCGCCGCCTGCGCATATCCACGGAGCCAACGGCCTGGGCGACATCGCCCTGCCGTCGGTCCGGGGCCAGGCCGAGGAGGTGAGCGCCGCGCAGTTCATCGTCGACACCGTGAACGCCCGCCCCGGGGAGGTCACCCTGGTGGCCGTCGGGCCGCTGGGCAACCTGGCCGCGGCCCTGCAGCTCGACCCGGGCCTCATCGATCGGGTCAAGCGCGTGGTCATCATGGGCGGCTCGATTCGCGAGGGTGGCAACGTCAGCCCCGTGGCGGAGGCCAACATGTTCAACGACCCGGACGCCGCCGCCCGGGTACTGACGGCCGGCTGGCCGCTGACGCTGGTCGGCCTGGACGTCACCCATCGCTGCGTGCTGACCGATGCTCACATGGCGCGCATCGAGGCGGGCCAGGGGGCGCTCGGCCGAGTGCTGGCGGGCAGCTTCGCCTTCTATCGCGACTTCTACCGCGAGGCACTGGGCATCGACGGCTGCTGCCCCCACGACAGCTGCGCCCTGGCCTGGCTGCTGCGCCCGGAGCTCTTCACCACGGCGCGCGGCCACCTGACCGTGGCGACCGAGGGCGTCGCCGAGGGCCAGACCCTCTTCGCCCCCGAGGGGCGCGCCTTCATCGAGGAGCGCTGGTCGCGCACATCCCTGGCGGAGGTCTGCCTGGGCGTCGACGGCGCCGCCGTCAGCGACTGGATCGCCGACACCCTGGCCTGA
- the yccX gene encoding acylphosphatase, whose translation MDTCCAKALVTGKVQGVGFRRAAQEQALKAGITGHAINLADGRVEVLMCGERTAVKRLAEWLRTGPGAARVTHVEFEVIEAHAPDDFHTG comes from the coding sequence ATGGATACGTGCTGCGCGAAGGCGCTGGTGACCGGCAAGGTGCAGGGAGTGGGGTTTCGCCGGGCGGCCCAGGAACAGGCCCTCAAGGCCGGCATCACCGGCCATGCCATCAACCTGGCGGACGGCCGGGTCGAGGTGCTGATGTGCGGGGAACGCACGGCGGTCAAGCGCCTCGCCGAATGGCTCCGGACGGGGCCGGGCGCGGCTCGAGTCACTCACGTGGAGTTCGAGGTGATCGAGGCCCATGCCCCGGACGATTTCCACACCGGCTAG
- a CDS encoding Glu/Leu/Phe/Val dehydrogenase — protein sequence MPVFDHPEFDHHQQIVFGSDEASGLRAIIAIHDTTRGPALGGLRIFPYESDAEALTDVLRLSRGMTYKSALADLPLGGGKAVIIADPRRDKTPELLRAMGRLVDSLGGAYITAEDSGSGEDDMRRIAEATEHVGGLPRHGQASGDPSPFTAWGVFCALKSAVRHRLGRDDLSGLRVAVQGVGHVGAHLARHLHAAGARLVLTDVDREALSHLAEELGAEAVAPEAIVDAEVDVFAPCALGAALSAEVVERLTARVVCGAANNQLATPEMAERLRARGILYTPDYVANAGGVIEIAWQRRDDYAREAVMAHIEGIGATLDEIFARAEREGQSPAIVADDLARERFRPAG from the coding sequence ATGCCGGTCTTCGACCATCCCGAGTTCGATCACCATCAGCAGATCGTCTTCGGCAGCGACGAGGCGAGCGGCCTGCGCGCCATCATCGCCATCCACGACACCACCCGCGGCCCCGCCCTGGGCGGCCTGCGCATCTTTCCCTATGAAAGCGACGCCGAGGCCCTCACCGACGTGCTGCGCCTCTCCCGCGGCATGACCTACAAGTCGGCGCTGGCCGACCTGCCGCTGGGCGGCGGCAAGGCGGTGATCATCGCCGACCCCCGCCGCGACAAGACCCCCGAGCTGCTGCGCGCCATGGGGCGCCTGGTCGACTCCCTGGGCGGCGCCTATATCACCGCCGAGGACTCGGGGTCCGGCGAGGACGACATGCGCCGGATCGCCGAGGCCACCGAGCACGTGGGCGGCCTGCCCCGCCACGGTCAGGCCTCCGGCGACCCCTCGCCCTTCACGGCCTGGGGCGTGTTCTGCGCGCTGAAGAGCGCCGTGCGCCATCGCCTGGGGCGTGACGACCTCAGCGGCCTGCGCGTCGCCGTGCAGGGGGTCGGCCACGTCGGCGCCCACCTGGCGCGCCATCTGCACGCCGCGGGCGCGCGGCTGGTATTGACTGACGTCGACCGCGAGGCGCTGAGTCACCTCGCCGAGGAGCTCGGCGCCGAGGCGGTGGCGCCGGAGGCGATCGTCGATGCCGAGGTCGATGTCTTCGCCCCCTGCGCCCTGGGCGCCGCCCTGTCGGCCGAGGTGGTCGAGCGTCTGACGGCCAGGGTGGTCTGCGGCGCCGCCAACAACCAGCTCGCCACCCCCGAGATGGCCGAGCGCCTGCGGGCGCGCGGCATCCTCTACACCCCGGACTACGTGGCCAACGCCGGCGGGGTGATCGAGATCGCCTGGCAGCGACGCGACGACTATGCCCGCGAGGCCGTCATGGCGCATATCGAGGGCATCGGGGCGACCCTGGACGAGATCTTCGCGCGGGCCGAGCGCGAGGGGCAGAGCCCGGCCATCGTCGCCGACGACCTGGCCCGGGAGCGTTTTCGCCCCGCCGGCTGA
- a CDS encoding YihY/virulence factor BrkB family protein, translating into MIKSKVMKFRQAVGFWWNVVQDAVRLWLERNAFSYAGSLAFYTLFSLAPTMIIAVTVIGVVLGEEAAQGQIVAQLQATMGHDAAAAIEQAVAQSRIQESGLWPTLLGVGALLVGATTVFAQMQFSLNTLWGVTARPSGNSALKFLQNRLLSLAVVLAIGFILLVSLVVGVAVRAALQAGDGLLPFVGLLTTAVEFLVSLAVIAALFATIFKVLPDVVLRWQDVVVGAAVTAVLFALGRSGIAVYLAYTATASTYGAAGSVVMILLWVYYSSLILLFGAAFTKCHLLARGRAVVPRNSAVLVRHELLDRHEIANS; encoded by the coding sequence ATGATCAAGTCAAAGGTAATGAAGTTCCGCCAGGCGGTGGGGTTCTGGTGGAACGTGGTGCAGGACGCCGTCAGGCTCTGGCTGGAGCGCAATGCCTTCAGCTACGCCGGGTCACTGGCCTTCTACACGCTCTTTTCCCTGGCGCCGACCATGATCATCGCGGTCACGGTGATCGGGGTGGTGCTCGGCGAGGAGGCTGCCCAGGGCCAGATCGTCGCCCAGCTGCAGGCGACCATGGGCCATGACGCCGCCGCCGCCATCGAGCAGGCGGTCGCTCAGTCGCGCATCCAGGAGTCGGGGCTCTGGCCGACGCTGCTCGGGGTCGGGGCGCTGCTGGTCGGTGCGACCACCGTCTTCGCCCAGATGCAGTTCTCGCTGAACACCCTCTGGGGGGTCACGGCACGCCCCAGCGGCAACAGCGCCCTCAAGTTCCTCCAGAACCGCCTGCTGTCGCTGGCCGTGGTGCTGGCCATCGGCTTCATCCTGCTGGTCTCGCTGGTGGTCGGGGTCGCGGTGCGCGCCGCGCTCCAGGCAGGGGACGGACTGCTGCCGTTCGTCGGCCTGTTGACCACCGCCGTCGAGTTCCTGGTCTCACTGGCGGTGATCGCCGCGCTCTTCGCCACCATCTTCAAGGTCTTGCCCGACGTGGTGCTGCGCTGGCAGGACGTGGTGGTCGGCGCTGCGGTCACCGCGGTGCTGTTCGCCCTCGGTCGCTCGGGCATCGCCGTCTACCTGGCCTACACGGCCACCGCCTCGACCTACGGCGCCGCGGGCTCGGTGGTGATGATCCTGCTGTGGGTCTACTACAGCTCGCTGATCCTGCTGTTCGGGGCCGCCTTCACCAAGTGCCACCTGCTGGCCCGGGGGCGGGCGGTGGTGCCGCGCAATTCCGCGGTGCTGGTGCGCCATGAGCTGCTCGACCGCCACGAGATCGCGAACTCCTGA